Proteins from a single region of Juglans microcarpa x Juglans regia isolate MS1-56 chromosome 5S, Jm3101_v1.0, whole genome shotgun sequence:
- the LOC121268170 gene encoding glutamate receptor 2.9-like: MPFPLVTVNAFRRPWPFFFLFSVVLVICCLLCASINGAEANNKTMMSMGIIIDVNTRIGKEEKTAMEIAVQNYNTNSKSHQVSLHFRHALRSVTSAEEMIRDQKVKVIIGMHTWPEAALVADVGRQARVPVISFAAPAINPPQMPLLWPFLIQMAKNGSEQIQCIADIVHAYNWQRVIAIYEDEGYGSNAGMLALLSEALQNVGSEIEYRLVLPPFSSVNDPGRVVQEELIKLHKTQSRVFIVLDSSLEMATYLFREAKQMGLVGRDSAWIISDSITSLLDSVNNSVISSMEGAIGIKTYYSEIGNSEYGDFYAHFRKIFRAEYQEEDNSHPGIYALRAYDSLRVVTQAIERMTTNGTSSPNILLDNMLLSNFSGLSGKIHFEGGQLLDSSTLRIVNVIGKRYKEIDFWTPEFGFSLSPSIEKGEEKNGRGNVSNPANTLSGPVFWPGNLKRTPTGWAMPTDAKPLKIAVPGRATFDKFVEVAYGEKPNPNKYDGFCIQVFLRVRDILGYHLPFEFEAHNGSYNDLIYSVHNKTYDAVVGDFTILAERLQYVDFTLPYAESSLVMLVPQKPEWSALMFTVPFTWELWVVTGAMLIYTMLVVWFLERQSNPEFSGPWTSQISTSLWFTVSTLFFAHREKIHNNFTRMIIVVWLFVVLILTSSYTASLSSTLTVQQLQPTVTDIEWLKRNNMKIGCSGNSFVRKYVENELTFSSENIVNVSNEYMYLEEFQGNNIAAAFLELPYEKVFLSKYCKGYTGTMPINRYGGLAFAFQKGSPIAKDFSEAILKLSESGELKSLEDKWLTPSHECSTDLTSSKPNSLRLQSFLVLYLISFTTSTICLLLSLIRLSVSHRRRQDAYEGNITPGDEGVWKKVRRLVRYFHILIRGRDATPTDTDESAWKKAVELIKIFHTKNLGRAPTLAGTSSAEEGASDVNECSSRQEFMCTPDTLVHHQTSPEGHELLIV, encoded by the exons ATGCCTTTCCCACTCGTAACAGTTAACGCGTTTCGCAGACCCTggcctttcttcttcttgttctcgGTAGTACTCGTGATATGTTGTCTTCTCTGTGCCTCCATTAATGGAGCTGAAGCCAACAACAAAACAATGATGAGTATGGGTATAATCATTGACGTTAATACCCGTattggaaaagaagagaaaacagCCATGGAAATTGCAGTTCAAAACTACAACACCAATTCAAAGTCTCACCAAGTGTCTCTTCATTTCCGGCATGCTCTTAGATCAGTCACTTCTGCTG AAGAGATGATTAGAGACCAAAAGGTAAAAGTGATTATAGGCATGCATACATGGCCGGAAGCAGCTCTAGTAGCCGATGTTGGAAGGCAAGCTCGTGTTCCAGTCATTTCGTTCGCAGCACCAGCCATTAACCCGCCTCAAATGCCACTTCTTTGGCCTTTCTTGATACAAATGGCCAAAAATGGTTCTGAACAGATTCAATGCATCGCAGATATTGTTCATGCGTACAATTGGCAAAGGGTCATAGCGATTTACGAAGATGAAGGATATGGCAGTAACGCCGGCATGTTAGCACTATTATCTGAGGCTCTACAAAATGTTGGCTCGGAGATTGAGTACCGTTTGGTTCTCCCACCATTTTCTTCTGTGAATGATCCAGGAAGGGTTGTCCAAGAAGAGCTTATTAAGCTACATAAAACGCAATCTCGGGTTTTTATAGTCCTTGATTCTTCATTAGAGATGGCAACTTATTTGTTCAGAGAAGCTAAGCAGATGGGACTCGTCGGGAGAGACTCAGCTTGGATAATCTCAGACAGCATTACAAGTCTGCTGGACTCTGTCAACAACTCCGTTATTTCATCTATGGAAGGCGCAATAGGAATCAAGACTTACTATTCTGAGATTGGCAATTCTGAGTATGGAGATTTTTATGCCCATTTTCGGAAAATATTCAGAGCTGAATATCAAGAGGAAGATAACTCCCACCCTGGAATTTATGCTCTGCGAGCATATGATAGCCTTAGAGTTGTTACACAAGCGATAGAGAGAATGACCACTAACGGTACCAGTAGTCCAAACATATTGTTAGACAATATGTTATTAAGCAATTTCTCTGGTTTAAGtggaaaaatacattttgaagGAGGCCAGCTCTTAGACAGTTCTACACTGAGGATTGTAAATGTGATTGGGAAGAGATACAAAGAAATAGACTTCTGGACACCAGAGTTTGGCTTCTCATTGAGCCCTTCTATAGAAAAAGGTGAAGAGAAAAATGGACGAGGTAATGTTTCTAATCCGGCCAACACTTTGTCCGGTCCGGTATTTTGGCCAGGAAACTTGAAACGAACTCCAACAGGTTGGGCAATGCCTACTGATGCAAAGCCACTGAAAATTGCAGTCCCTGGCAGAGCAACGTTTGATAAATTTGTGGAGGTTGCGTATGGGGAGAAACCAAATCCCAACAAATATGATGGTTTCTGCATCCAAGTTTTCCTTAGGGTGCGAGACATTTTAGGGTATCATCTTCCTTTTGAATTTGAAGCACACAATGGGAGCTACAATGATCTAATTTATAGTGTCCATAATAAG ACTTACGATGCTGTAGTTGGCGACTTCACCATACTAGCCGAGCGACTGCAGTACGTGGATTTTACTCTTCCATATGCTGAGTCGAGTTTGGTAATGTTGGTTCCACAAAAACCTGAATGGTCAGCGTTGATGTTTACAGTGCCTTTCACCTGGGAACTGTGGGTTGTCACTGGTGCCATGTTGATCTACACAATGCTCGTTGTTTGGTTCCTGGAGCGCCAATCCAACCCAGAATTTAGTGGCCCATGGACGAGTCAGATTAGCACTTCTCTTTGGTTTACAGTCTCCACTCTGTTCTTTGCTCATA GGGAAAAAATCCACAACAACTTCACACGCATGATTATTGTAGTTTGGCTCTTTGTCGTCTTGATTCTAACCTCGAGCTACACTGCTAGCCTGTCTTCAACGCTCACCGTGCAACAGCTACAACCAACTGTTACAGACATTGAGTGGTTGAAGAGAAACAACATGAAAATTGGTTGCAGTGGCAATTCGTTTGTAAGGAAATACGTGGAGAATGAGCTTACCTTCAGTTCAGAGAATATTGTGAACGTCAGCAATGAATACATGTACCTTGAGGAATTCCAAGGAAACAATATAGCTGCGGCTTTCCTCGAACTCCCGTATGAGAAAGTTTTCCTCAGTAAGTACTGCAAGGGATACACTGGCACCATGCCTATCAACAGATACGGTGGATTGGCCTTT GCCTTCCAGAAAGGGTCGCCGATTGCCAAGGATTTTTCTGAAGCCATTCTAAAGCTGTCGGAGAGTGGAGAGTTGAAGTCACTAGAAGATAAATGGCTGACTCCATCACACGAGTGTTCAACCGACTTAACTTCCAGCAAACCTAATAGCTTGAGACTCCAGAGCTTTTTGGTTCTTTATCTAATATCGTTTACCACATCTACCATTTGTCTTCTGCTATCCCTAATTCGTTTGTCTGTAAGTCATCGGCGACGTCAGGATGCATACGAAGGAAACATTACTCCAGGTGATGAGGGCGTTTGGAAGAAGGTGCGTAGACTCGTAAGGTACTTTCATATCCTTATTAGAGGAAGAGATGCGACTCCGACAGACACAGATGAGAGCGCCTGGAAGAAGGCTGTAGaactgataaaaatatttcataccaAGAATCTGGGAAGAGCTCCTACTCTAGCAGGCACATCGAGTGCAGAAGAAGGCGCATCGGACGTGAATGAATGCTCTTCGAGGCAGGAATTCATGTGCACTCCTGATACTCTAGTGCACCATCAAACCTCGCCTGAAGGCCACGAACTCCTGATCGTTTAA